The Malus domestica chromosome 10, GDT2T_hap1 genome contains a region encoding:
- the LOC139188805 gene encoding pentatricopeptide repeat-containing protein At2g15630, mitochondrial, translating into MKPHKLLNPQTLKPYKLRPTFPANHPPSAAPLSSVVHPTAPTTPLPPITHHTLLTSIHSSQWHFIEHLLPNIPPSLISDALFDLRKSPELVLEFISHVEFHRLDVDTRCLAIAIVAQPSPKRTLELLKQVVGSGNASVREIFEALVLSRERLGVKSSLGFDLLAQTCCEMNRADDALECFYLMKGKGVLPNNLTCNDMLNMFLKMNRTDRAWVLYAEMFRLKIKSSVSTFNIMINVLCKEGKLKKAKEFVGFMETLGIQPNVVTYNTIIHGYCSIGRVGGAQMMFCAMKGKGVEPDSYTYGSLISGMCKERRLEEASGIFDKMLELGLVPTAVTYNTLIDGYCNKGDLDKAFGYRDEMVKKGILPTVSTYNMLIHALLMEGKMAEADDMVKEMKDKGLDLDAITYNILINGYCRSGDAKKAFSLRDEMLIKRVEPTKVTYTSLIYVLSRRKRMHEADDLFKKLLQKGVLPDLVMFNALIDGHCANGNMERAVALLEEMDKMKVHPDEVTYNTLMQGRCREGKVEEARQLMEEMKRRGIKPDHISFNTLISGYSKRGDLKDAFKVRDEMLSIGFNPTVLTYNALIQGLCKNQEGDLAEELLKEMVSRGIRPNDSTYYSLIEGIGNVDEFLRKGDS; encoded by the coding sequence ATGAAGCCCCACAAACTCCTAAACCCTCAGACCCTAAAACCCTACAAGCTCCGACCCACTTTCCCCGCAAACCACCCTCCCTCCGCCGCACCTCTTTCTTCCGTCGTTCATCCAACCGCCCCCACAACCCCTCTTCCACCAATCACCCACCACACTCTCCTCACCTCCATCCATTCTTCTCAGTGGCATTTCATCGAACACCTTCTGCCCAACATTCCCCCGTCTCTAATCTCCGACGCCCTCTTCGACCTCCGCAAAAGCCCCGAACTTGTCCTCGAGTTCATCTCCCACGTCGAGTTTCACCGCCTCGATGTCGACACCCGCTGCCTCGCCATCGCCATTGTCGCCCAACCTTCCCCAAAACGCACTTTGGAGCTCCTGAAGCAAGTGGTTGGTAGTGGCAATGCTAGTGTTAGGGAGATTTTTGAGGCATTGGTGCTTTCGAGAGAGCGTTTGGGTGTGAAAAGTAGCCTCGGGTTTGATTTGCTGGCGCAGACTTGCTGTGAAATGAATAGGGCTGATGATGCTCTTGAGTGCTTTTACTTGATGAAAGGCAAAGGTGTTTTGCCTAATAATTTGACGTGCAATGACATGTTGAATATGTTCTTGAAGATGAATCGAACGGATAGGGCGTGGGTTTTGTATGCCGAGATGTTTAGGTTGAAGATCAAGTCCAGCGTTTCTACCTTTAACATAATGATCAATGTGTTGTGTAAAGAAGGGAAGCTGAAAAAGGCAAAGGAGTTTGTTGGGTTTATGGAGACTTTAGGCATTCAGCCTAATGTTGTCACTTATAATACTATAATTCACGGATATTGTTCGATTGGGAGAGTTGGAGGGGCTCAGATGATGTTTTGTGCAATGAAAGGTAAAGGCGTTGAGCCGGATTCTTATACTTATGGTTCGCTTATTAGTGGCATGTGCAAGGAAAGAAGACTCGAGGAAGCATCTGGGATTTTCGATAAAATGCTGGAACTTGGGCTGGTTCCAACTGCTGTGACATATAACACCTTGATTGATGGTTATTGCAACAAAGGTGACCTGGACAAGGCTTTCGGTTATAGAGACGAGATGGTGAAGAAGGGTATATTGCCAACTGTGTCAACCTACAATATGTTGATTCATGCATTGTTAATGGAAGGAAAGATGGCTGAAGCTGATGATATGGTCAaagaaatgaaggataaggGCTTGGATCTTGATGCAATTACATATAATATCCTTATTAATGGCTATTGCAGAAGTGGGGATGCAAAGAAAGCCTTTAGCCTCCGTGATGAGATGTTGATTAAAAGGGTAGAGCCTACCAAGGTAACTTATACATCACTTATTTACGTTTTGAGTAGAAGGAAAAGAATGCACGAGGCAGATGACTTGTTTAAGAAATTGCTGCAAAAGGGTGTTTTGCCGGATCTTGTGATGTTCAATGCCTTGATTGATGGTCACTGTGCTAACGGTAACATGGAGCGTGCAGTTGCACTTTTGGAGGAGATGGATAAGATGAAGGTTCATCCAGATGAAGTGACTTACAATACCCTAATGCAAGGGCGTTGCAGGGAGGGGAAAGTTGAGGAAGCCCGTCAACTTATGGAGGAGATGAAGAGAAGGGGAATTAAACCCGATCACATTAGTTTCAATACCCTCATTAGTGGTTACAGTAAAAGAGGTGATTTGAAGGATGCCTTTAAAGTTCGGGATGAGATGTTGAGTATAGGTTTCAATCCTACTGTTCTAACTTACAATGCCCTCATACAAGGCCTATGCAAAAACCAAGAAGGCGATCTTGCGGAAGAGCTCCTGAAAGAAATGGTGAGCAGAGGCATCAGACCTAATGACAGCACATATTACTCTCTGATTGAGGGCATTGGGAATGTTGACGAATTTTTGAGGAAGGGTGATTCATGA
- the LOC139188806 gene encoding uncharacterized protein → MGTFVGHIVPGLALTLLGLWHTVNTIISYFLKGPSNFTIRFWYPFNSPVSKLKHLELIFILSFSVWAILMQVIDFPLLQFSFKLHNLEHATMFLHLVIFAAFTLCAELIHSLDILSGVVGILVASVFCQELFLLHFHSADHVGLEGHYHWLLQLIVFASVMAALAATCFRTSLPAALVLSISVVFQGCWFMNMGFMLWVPRFVPKGCVVHFVEGTGDSMLGAVTCETSEADFRARALANLQFSWILSGILIFTGCTCLKFAGKCIPRELSIEYEQLQSRGADIPVAMNDFKEAYP, encoded by the coding sequence ATGGGGACCTTTGTCGGACACATAGTACCTGGCCTTGCTCTTACCCTCCTTGGTTTATGGCACACCGTCAACACTATCATATCCTATTTTCTCAAAGGCCCTAGTAACTTTACAATAAGGTTTTGGTACCCATTCAATTCCCCAGTTTCGAAACTCAAACACTTGGAGCTCATTTTCATCTTATCTTTCTCTGTATGGGCAATTCTCATGCAAGTTATAGACTTCCCTTTACTTCAATTCTCTTTCAAGCTCCACAACTTGGAGCATGCAACCATGTTCCTCCACCTCGTCATATTTGCAGCCTTTACGCTTTGTGCTGAGTTGATTCATTCACTTGACATCCTATCCGGGGTCGTTGGAATACTAGTAGCCTCTGTTTTCTGCCAAGAGCTTTTCCTACTCCATTTCCACTCTGCCGACCATGTTGGGCTTGAAGGACATTACCACTGGTTGCTGCAGCTCATAGTGTTTGCTTCCGTCATGGCAGCTCTGGCAGCAACTTGTTTCCGAACCAGTCTTCCTGCAGCACTTGTTCTTTCGATTTCAGTTGTTTTTCAGGGTTGCTGGTTTATGAACATGGGATTCATGCTCTGGGTTCCTAGGTTTGTTCCGAAGGGTTGCGTTGTCCACTTTGTTGAGGGTACCGGTGATAGCATGCTTGGAGCGGTAACTTGTGAGACAAGTGAGGCTGATTTTAGGGCACGAGCATTGGCGAACTTGCAATTTAGTTGGATACTTTCTGGAATTTTGATATTCACAGGATGCACATGCCTGAAGTTTGCAGGCAAATGCATTCCAAGGGAGCTGTCAATAGAGTATGAGCAACTCCAGAGTAGAGGAGCAGATATCCCTGTAGCCATGAATGATTTCAAGGAAGCATATCCTTAG